In Sphingobacteriaceae bacterium, the following are encoded in one genomic region:
- a CDS encoding ATP phosphoribosyltransferase, whose amino-acid sequence MKLRIAIQKSGRLNEDSVKLLKEIGIEFSSPNGKLKTDANNFPLELFFLRDDDIPQYVADGVADIGIVGENVLIEKQKDVQIKNKLGFGKCRLSIAIDKSAIYKNVRDLQGKRIATSYPVLLQKYLKSKKIKAEIHEISGSVEIAPGIGLSDAICDLVSSGSTLLTNGLKEVEVILRSEAVLISNKKLNKEKKVLLDKLLFRIEASKRARNNKYILLNAPNNKLKKIISILPGMKSPTVLPLAEKGWSSVHSVVNENDFWEIIENLKVNGAQGILVVPIEKMII is encoded by the coding sequence CAGTCCCAACGGTAAATTAAAAACCGATGCTAATAATTTCCCCCTCGAATTATTCTTTTTGAGAGATGATGATATTCCACAATATGTAGCCGATGGGGTAGCGGATATTGGTATTGTGGGAGAAAATGTACTGATTGAAAAACAGAAAGACGTTCAAATCAAAAATAAACTGGGATTTGGTAAATGCCGTCTATCTATTGCAATTGATAAGTCGGCAATTTATAAAAATGTTCGCGATCTTCAGGGTAAACGCATTGCTACTTCTTATCCTGTGCTTTTGCAAAAGTATTTAAAGTCCAAAAAAATAAAAGCTGAAATTCACGAAATCAGCGGCTCTGTAGAAATTGCCCCGGGTATTGGTTTGTCGGATGCAATTTGTGACTTGGTGAGCTCAGGTAGTACTTTGCTTACCAACGGACTTAAGGAGGTAGAAGTAATTCTCCGTTCTGAAGCTGTTTTAATTTCCAATAAAAAATTAAATAAAGAAAAAAAGGTATTATTGGATAAATTGCTTTTCAGAATTGAGGCGAGTAAAAGAGCAAGAAACAACAAATATATCTTACTTAACGCGCCGAATAACAAATTAAAAAAAATTATTTCTATTTTACCGGGCATGAAAAGTCCTACGGTTTTGCCCTTGGCTGAAAAGGGATGGAGTTCCGTTCACTCCGTTGTGAATGAAAATGATTTTTGGGAAATTATAGAAAATTTAAAAGTTAACGGAGCACAGGGAATTTTAGTGGTTCCCATTGAAAAAATGATAATATAA